One segment of Primulina tabacum isolate GXHZ01 chromosome 6, ASM2559414v2, whole genome shotgun sequence DNA contains the following:
- the LOC142549564 gene encoding LOW QUALITY PROTEIN: syntaxin-61-like (The sequence of the model RefSeq protein was modified relative to this genomic sequence to represent the inferred CDS: inserted 1 base in 1 codon) — protein sequence MSSAQDPFYIVKEEIQDSIDKLLSKFHQWERMHSDGGEQLHLTKELLAGCESIEWQVDELNKTIXVAARDPALYGINEVELDKRRIWTSKARSQVGTVKKSVVTGKELNGTSTSNVNGMRRELMRLPDSGQTDRKQYITHSNDNFISSESDRQLLLIRRQDEELDELSASVERIGGVGLTIHEELLAQEKIIDEFGTEMDNTSNRLDFVQKKVAMVMKKASAKGQLMMILFLLVLFIILFVLVFFT from the exons ATGTCTTCAGCTCAAGACCCGTTTTACATTGTGAAAGAGGAGATTCAGGATTCT ATTGATAAATTGCTCTCAAAGTTTCATCAATGGGAACGAATGCATTCGGATGGTGGCGAGCAACTACATCTCACTAAGGAACTTCTTGCTGGTTGCGAGAGCATTGAGTGGCAG GTGGATGAGTTGAACAAAACAA TCGTTGCAGCGAGAGATCCTGCGCTATACGGTATCAATGAAGTGGAGCTTGATAAAAGAAGAATATGGACTAGCAAAGCTCGCTCTCAG GTGGGAACAGTGAAGAAATCAGTCGTGACTGGAAAGGAGTTGAATGGGACAAGCACTTCTAATGTCAATGGTATGCGGCGTGAGCTTATGAGGCTGCCCGATTCAGGTCAAACTGATAGGAAACAGTACATTACACATAGTAACGATAATTTCATATCATCAGAATCAGATAGACAACTACTTCTGATAAG GCGACAGGATGAGGAGTTAGATGAACTCAGCGCTAGTGTTGAAAGAATTGGAGGTGTTGGGCTCACAATACACGAAGAGCTCCTTGCTCAA GAAAAAATTATTGATGAATTTGGCACAGAGATGGACAACACATCAAATCGTCTCGATTTTGTTCAG AAAAAGGTTGCCATGGTGATGAAGAAGGCTAGCGCGAAGGGTCAACTcatgatgattttatttttactcGTTTTATTTATCATTCTTTTCGTGCTCGTCTTCTTCACGTAG